The following are from one region of the Nerophis ophidion isolate RoL-2023_Sa linkage group LG20, RoL_Noph_v1.0, whole genome shotgun sequence genome:
- the rfx1b gene encoding MHC class II regulatory factor RFX1 isoform X3: protein MATSGYSEDLQPQQTNTVTIATPAATTPSSAKTSAHFLAGLPLTSGSVATANQSAMASKTGQDALSSQAPPTQARSQKAAVLTAPPQQYISPEIQHTVSQKSNGQSTSPQYIIVTVTEGSVHSNDSRSDSSSPAPGVSTQVGQPVQTTPQQRSVLQAVSQAGKRIQSTPINNLQAVHINQETPPASSNFYEATSSSESDISGSAAVSGAASGVTSAAGAGYVIQGAYVLGGGAATGGQSYSSPNSRAPPATVQWLCDNYEGAEGVSLPRCTLYYHYLLHCQEQKLEPVNAASFGKLIRSVFMGLRTRRLGTRGNSKYHYYGLRIKSGSPLLRLMDEQQHMAMRQQPFSQKNRIKSVQKTQGITNGTSGGLGQQQTAVVCDISAQVQQYQQFLETSRPLPDFVDMNLQERGLPDGILPEHLKAFQMLYREHCEAILDVMVNLQFTLVETLWKSFWRFSQGGDPESLNLHSESEKRLPKSCLVLLCKFEPVLHWTRECDNLLYQTLVEILIPDVLRPIPSALTQAIRNFAKSLESWLSGAMMNIPEEMVRIKVVCVSSFSQTLRRYTSLNHLAQAARAVLQNSAQINQMLSDLNRVDFTNVQEQASWVCQCEDRIVQRLEQDFKMTLQQQNSLEQWASWLDGVVSQVLKPYEANPVALPKAAKVFLLNWSFYSSMVIRDLTLRSAASFGSFHLIRLLYDEYMYYLIEHRVAQAKGETAIAVMGEFANSVKSRSTPDPEKDEDEEEDEEESEEESADLVLQSTSLSILEDKELLEPPAKQPRTTLNMHSLTDTPP from the exons ATGGCGACTTCTGGATACTCAGAAGACCTCCAGCCTCAGCAGACCAACACAGTAACCATAGCAACACCGGCTGCCACCACACCCTCATCCGCCAAGACATCAGCACACTTCCTGGCCGGACTACCACTAACCTCTGGGAGCGTTGCAACAGCAAACCAATCAGCCATGGCCTCCAAAACTGGACAGGATGCACTTTCTTCCCAAGCCCCGCCCACCCAGGCTAGGAGCCAGAAAGCAGCGGTTTTGACGGCTCCCCCACAACAGTACATTAGTCCCGAGATCCAACACACTGTGTCCCAGAAGAGTAATGGTCAGAGCACATCACCCCAGTACATCATTGTGACGGTTACAG AGGGTTCTGTTCACTCCAATGACAGTCGGTCAGACTCCAGCTCGCCTGCCCCAGGTGTGTCTACACAGGTGGGCCAGCCAGTGCAGACCACCCCCCAG CAGAGGTCAGTGTTGCAGGCGGTGTCACAGGCTGGCAAAAGGATCCAGTCCACGCCCATCAACAACCTACAGGCTGTGCATATCAACCAGGAG ACCCCTCCCGCATCCTCAAACTTCTACGAGGCCACGTCCAGCTCGGAGTCCGACATCAGCGGCTCCGCGGCAGTCTCGGGTGCCGCGAGTGGGGTCACCTCAGCGGCAGGTGCCGGCTACGTCATTCAGGGGGCTTATGTGTTGGGAGGAGGGGCAGCGACAGGAGGACAGAGTTACTCCAGTCCTAATTCACGTGCTCCACCAGCCACC GTGCAGTGGCTGTGTGATAACTACGAGGGGGCAGAAGGGGTGAGTCTACCACGCTGCACCCTCTACTACCACTACCTGCTACACTGCCAGGAGCAGAAGCTAGAACCAGTCAATGCCGCCTCCTTTGGCAAACTCATCAGATCCGTCTTCATGGGCCTGCGCACTCGAAGGCTCGGGACCCG AGGGAACTCCAAGTACCACTACTACGGTCTCAGGATCAAATCGGGCTCCCCTCTGCTTCGACTGATGGATGAACAGCAGCACATGGCAATGCGACAGCAGCCTTTCTCACAAAAGAACAg GATCAAGTCAGTTCAGAAAACACAGGGCATCACCAACGGGACATCTGGGGGTTTGGGCCAGCAGCAGACGGCAGTGGTTTGTGATATTTCTGCACAGGTGCAACAGTACCAACAGTTCCTGG AAACTTCACGGCCACTGCCTGACTTTGTGGACATGAATCTGCAAGAGCGTGGTCTGCCTGATGGGATCCTCCCTGAACACCTGAAGGCCTTTCAGATGCTCTACAGGGAACACTGCGAG GCCATTCTGGATGTGATGGTAAACCTTCAGTTTACGCTGGTAGAAACCCTCTGGAAGTCCTTCTGGAGGTTCAGCCAAGGCGGCGACCCAGAATCTCTCAACCT GCACAGTGAGTCGGAGAAACGTCTGCCAAAGTCGTGCCTGGTGCTGCTGTGCAAGTTTGAGCCTGTGCTGCACTGGACCAGAGAGTGTGACAACCTGCTCTATCAGACCCTAGTGGAGATCCTCATCCCTGATGTGCTGCGACCCATCCCCA GCGCCTTAACTCAGGCCATTCGGAATTTTGCAAAGAGTCTAGAGAGCTGGCTGTCAGGCGCCATGATGAACATCCCAGAGGAGATGGTCCGCATTAAG GTGGTGTGTGTGAGCTCCTTCTCCCAAACACTGCGTCGCTACACCAGCCTCAACCATCTGGCCCAGGCAGCCCGAGCAGTCCTCCAGAACTCGGCCCAGATCAACCAAATGCTCTCCGACCTAAATCGCGTTGACTTCACCAACGTTCAG GAACAAGCGTCATGGGTGTGTCAGTGTGAAGATCGCATCGTGCAGCGGCTAGAACAAGACTTCAAGATGACGCTGCAGCAGCAGAACTCCTTGGAGCAGTGGGCCTCCTGGCTGGACGGCGTCGTCTCGCAGGTCCTCAAACCTTACGAGGCTAACCCCGTCGCCCTCCCGAAGGCTGCTAAGGTCTTCCTGCTCAACTGGTCTTTTTACAG CTCCATGGTCATACGAGACCTGACCTTGCGCAGCGCGGCCAGCTTCGGGTCCTTCCACCTGATCCGCCTGCTGTATGACGAGTACATGTACTACCTGATCGAGCACAGAGTGGCTCAGGCTAAAGGAGAGACTGCGATCGCGGTCATGGGAGAA TTTGCCAACAGCGTCAAGAGCAGATCTACCCCGGACCCGGAGAAAG atgaggacgaggaggaggatgaggaagAGAGCGAGGAGGAGAGTGCAGACTTGGTGCTGCAGTCCACCTCCCTGAGTATTCTGGAGGACAAGGAGCTGCTGGAACCGCCGGCCAAGCAGCCCAGGACCACTTTGAACATGCACAGCCTGACAGACACACCGccttaa
- the rfx1b gene encoding MHC class II regulatory factor RFX1 isoform X1: MATSGYSEDLQPQQTNTVTIATPAATTPSSAKTSAHFLAGLPLTSGSVATANQSAMASKTGQDALSSQAPPTQARSQKAAVLTAPPQQYISPEIQHTVSQKSNGQSTSPQYIIVTVTEGSVHSNDSRSDSSSPAPGVSTQVGQPVQTTPQQRSVLQAVSQAGKRIQSTPINNLQAVHINQEVEQVYSGQVQYVDGGGADAAFSMSAIRSASYSFSGSPLYSQTPPASSNFYEATSSSESDISGSAAVSGAASGVTSAAGAGYVIQGAYVLGGGAATGGQSYSSPNSRAPPATVQWLCDNYEGAEGVSLPRCTLYYHYLLHCQEQKLEPVNAASFGKLIRSVFMGLRTRRLGTRGNSKYHYYGLRIKSGSPLLRLMDEQQHMAMRQQPFSQKNRIKSVQKTQGITNGTSGGLGQQQTAVVCDISAQVQQYQQFLETSRPLPDFVDMNLQERGLPDGILPEHLKAFQMLYREHCEAILDVMVNLQFTLVETLWKSFWRFSQGGDPESLNLHSESEKRLPKSCLVLLCKFEPVLHWTRECDNLLYQTLVEILIPDVLRPIPSALTQAIRNFAKSLESWLSGAMMNIPEEMVRIKVVCVSSFSQTLRRYTSLNHLAQAARAVLQNSAQINQMLSDLNRVDFTNVQEQASWVCQCEDRIVQRLEQDFKMTLQQQNSLEQWASWLDGVVSQVLKPYEANPVALPKAAKVFLLNWSFYSSMVIRDLTLRSAASFGSFHLIRLLYDEYMYYLIEHRVAQAKGETAIAVMGEFANSVKSRSTPDPEKDEDEEEDEEESEEESADLVLQSTSLSILEDKELLEPPAKQPRTTLNMHSLTDTPP; the protein is encoded by the exons ATGGCGACTTCTGGATACTCAGAAGACCTCCAGCCTCAGCAGACCAACACAGTAACCATAGCAACACCGGCTGCCACCACACCCTCATCCGCCAAGACATCAGCACACTTCCTGGCCGGACTACCACTAACCTCTGGGAGCGTTGCAACAGCAAACCAATCAGCCATGGCCTCCAAAACTGGACAGGATGCACTTTCTTCCCAAGCCCCGCCCACCCAGGCTAGGAGCCAGAAAGCAGCGGTTTTGACGGCTCCCCCACAACAGTACATTAGTCCCGAGATCCAACACACTGTGTCCCAGAAGAGTAATGGTCAGAGCACATCACCCCAGTACATCATTGTGACGGTTACAG AGGGTTCTGTTCACTCCAATGACAGTCGGTCAGACTCCAGCTCGCCTGCCCCAGGTGTGTCTACACAGGTGGGCCAGCCAGTGCAGACCACCCCCCAG CAGAGGTCAGTGTTGCAGGCGGTGTCACAGGCTGGCAAAAGGATCCAGTCCACGCCCATCAACAACCTACAGGCTGTGCATATCAACCAGGAG GTGGAGCAGGTGTATTCTGGCCAGGTGCAGTATGTGGACGGAGGAGGCGCCGACGCAGCTTTCAGCATGTCCGCTAT TCGTTCAGCCAGTTATTCCTTTTCCGGCTCGCCCCTTTACTCGCAGACCCCTCCCGCATCCTCAAACTTCTACGAGGCCACGTCCAGCTCGGAGTCCGACATCAGCGGCTCCGCGGCAGTCTCGGGTGCCGCGAGTGGGGTCACCTCAGCGGCAGGTGCCGGCTACGTCATTCAGGGGGCTTATGTGTTGGGAGGAGGGGCAGCGACAGGAGGACAGAGTTACTCCAGTCCTAATTCACGTGCTCCACCAGCCACC GTGCAGTGGCTGTGTGATAACTACGAGGGGGCAGAAGGGGTGAGTCTACCACGCTGCACCCTCTACTACCACTACCTGCTACACTGCCAGGAGCAGAAGCTAGAACCAGTCAATGCCGCCTCCTTTGGCAAACTCATCAGATCCGTCTTCATGGGCCTGCGCACTCGAAGGCTCGGGACCCG AGGGAACTCCAAGTACCACTACTACGGTCTCAGGATCAAATCGGGCTCCCCTCTGCTTCGACTGATGGATGAACAGCAGCACATGGCAATGCGACAGCAGCCTTTCTCACAAAAGAACAg GATCAAGTCAGTTCAGAAAACACAGGGCATCACCAACGGGACATCTGGGGGTTTGGGCCAGCAGCAGACGGCAGTGGTTTGTGATATTTCTGCACAGGTGCAACAGTACCAACAGTTCCTGG AAACTTCACGGCCACTGCCTGACTTTGTGGACATGAATCTGCAAGAGCGTGGTCTGCCTGATGGGATCCTCCCTGAACACCTGAAGGCCTTTCAGATGCTCTACAGGGAACACTGCGAG GCCATTCTGGATGTGATGGTAAACCTTCAGTTTACGCTGGTAGAAACCCTCTGGAAGTCCTTCTGGAGGTTCAGCCAAGGCGGCGACCCAGAATCTCTCAACCT GCACAGTGAGTCGGAGAAACGTCTGCCAAAGTCGTGCCTGGTGCTGCTGTGCAAGTTTGAGCCTGTGCTGCACTGGACCAGAGAGTGTGACAACCTGCTCTATCAGACCCTAGTGGAGATCCTCATCCCTGATGTGCTGCGACCCATCCCCA GCGCCTTAACTCAGGCCATTCGGAATTTTGCAAAGAGTCTAGAGAGCTGGCTGTCAGGCGCCATGATGAACATCCCAGAGGAGATGGTCCGCATTAAG GTGGTGTGTGTGAGCTCCTTCTCCCAAACACTGCGTCGCTACACCAGCCTCAACCATCTGGCCCAGGCAGCCCGAGCAGTCCTCCAGAACTCGGCCCAGATCAACCAAATGCTCTCCGACCTAAATCGCGTTGACTTCACCAACGTTCAG GAACAAGCGTCATGGGTGTGTCAGTGTGAAGATCGCATCGTGCAGCGGCTAGAACAAGACTTCAAGATGACGCTGCAGCAGCAGAACTCCTTGGAGCAGTGGGCCTCCTGGCTGGACGGCGTCGTCTCGCAGGTCCTCAAACCTTACGAGGCTAACCCCGTCGCCCTCCCGAAGGCTGCTAAGGTCTTCCTGCTCAACTGGTCTTTTTACAG CTCCATGGTCATACGAGACCTGACCTTGCGCAGCGCGGCCAGCTTCGGGTCCTTCCACCTGATCCGCCTGCTGTATGACGAGTACATGTACTACCTGATCGAGCACAGAGTGGCTCAGGCTAAAGGAGAGACTGCGATCGCGGTCATGGGAGAA TTTGCCAACAGCGTCAAGAGCAGATCTACCCCGGACCCGGAGAAAG atgaggacgaggaggaggatgaggaagAGAGCGAGGAGGAGAGTGCAGACTTGGTGCTGCAGTCCACCTCCCTGAGTATTCTGGAGGACAAGGAGCTGCTGGAACCGCCGGCCAAGCAGCCCAGGACCACTTTGAACATGCACAGCCTGACAGACACACCGccttaa
- the rfx1b gene encoding MHC class II regulatory factor RFX1 isoform X4 has product MATSGYSEDLQPQQTNTVTIATPAATTPSSAKTSAHFLAGLPLTSGSVATANQSAMASKTGQDALSSQAPPTQARSQKAAVLTAPPQQYISPEIQHTVSQKSNGQSTSPQYIIVTVTEGSVHSNDSRSDSSSPAPGVSTQVGQPVQTTPQRSVLQAVSQAGKRIQSTPINNLQAVHINQETPPASSNFYEATSSSESDISGSAAVSGAASGVTSAAGAGYVIQGAYVLGGGAATGGQSYSSPNSRAPPATVQWLCDNYEGAEGVSLPRCTLYYHYLLHCQEQKLEPVNAASFGKLIRSVFMGLRTRRLGTRGNSKYHYYGLRIKSGSPLLRLMDEQQHMAMRQQPFSQKNRIKSVQKTQGITNGTSGGLGQQQTAVVCDISAQVQQYQQFLETSRPLPDFVDMNLQERGLPDGILPEHLKAFQMLYREHCEAILDVMVNLQFTLVETLWKSFWRFSQGGDPESLNLHSESEKRLPKSCLVLLCKFEPVLHWTRECDNLLYQTLVEILIPDVLRPIPSALTQAIRNFAKSLESWLSGAMMNIPEEMVRIKVVCVSSFSQTLRRYTSLNHLAQAARAVLQNSAQINQMLSDLNRVDFTNVQEQASWVCQCEDRIVQRLEQDFKMTLQQQNSLEQWASWLDGVVSQVLKPYEANPVALPKAAKVFLLNWSFYSSMVIRDLTLRSAASFGSFHLIRLLYDEYMYYLIEHRVAQAKGETAIAVMGEFANSVKSRSTPDPEKDEDEEEDEEESEEESADLVLQSTSLSILEDKELLEPPAKQPRTTLNMHSLTDTPP; this is encoded by the exons ATGGCGACTTCTGGATACTCAGAAGACCTCCAGCCTCAGCAGACCAACACAGTAACCATAGCAACACCGGCTGCCACCACACCCTCATCCGCCAAGACATCAGCACACTTCCTGGCCGGACTACCACTAACCTCTGGGAGCGTTGCAACAGCAAACCAATCAGCCATGGCCTCCAAAACTGGACAGGATGCACTTTCTTCCCAAGCCCCGCCCACCCAGGCTAGGAGCCAGAAAGCAGCGGTTTTGACGGCTCCCCCACAACAGTACATTAGTCCCGAGATCCAACACACTGTGTCCCAGAAGAGTAATGGTCAGAGCACATCACCCCAGTACATCATTGTGACGGTTACAG AGGGTTCTGTTCACTCCAATGACAGTCGGTCAGACTCCAGCTCGCCTGCCCCAGGTGTGTCTACACAGGTGGGCCAGCCAGTGCAGACCACCCCCCAG AGGTCAGTGTTGCAGGCGGTGTCACAGGCTGGCAAAAGGATCCAGTCCACGCCCATCAACAACCTACAGGCTGTGCATATCAACCAGGAG ACCCCTCCCGCATCCTCAAACTTCTACGAGGCCACGTCCAGCTCGGAGTCCGACATCAGCGGCTCCGCGGCAGTCTCGGGTGCCGCGAGTGGGGTCACCTCAGCGGCAGGTGCCGGCTACGTCATTCAGGGGGCTTATGTGTTGGGAGGAGGGGCAGCGACAGGAGGACAGAGTTACTCCAGTCCTAATTCACGTGCTCCACCAGCCACC GTGCAGTGGCTGTGTGATAACTACGAGGGGGCAGAAGGGGTGAGTCTACCACGCTGCACCCTCTACTACCACTACCTGCTACACTGCCAGGAGCAGAAGCTAGAACCAGTCAATGCCGCCTCCTTTGGCAAACTCATCAGATCCGTCTTCATGGGCCTGCGCACTCGAAGGCTCGGGACCCG AGGGAACTCCAAGTACCACTACTACGGTCTCAGGATCAAATCGGGCTCCCCTCTGCTTCGACTGATGGATGAACAGCAGCACATGGCAATGCGACAGCAGCCTTTCTCACAAAAGAACAg GATCAAGTCAGTTCAGAAAACACAGGGCATCACCAACGGGACATCTGGGGGTTTGGGCCAGCAGCAGACGGCAGTGGTTTGTGATATTTCTGCACAGGTGCAACAGTACCAACAGTTCCTGG AAACTTCACGGCCACTGCCTGACTTTGTGGACATGAATCTGCAAGAGCGTGGTCTGCCTGATGGGATCCTCCCTGAACACCTGAAGGCCTTTCAGATGCTCTACAGGGAACACTGCGAG GCCATTCTGGATGTGATGGTAAACCTTCAGTTTACGCTGGTAGAAACCCTCTGGAAGTCCTTCTGGAGGTTCAGCCAAGGCGGCGACCCAGAATCTCTCAACCT GCACAGTGAGTCGGAGAAACGTCTGCCAAAGTCGTGCCTGGTGCTGCTGTGCAAGTTTGAGCCTGTGCTGCACTGGACCAGAGAGTGTGACAACCTGCTCTATCAGACCCTAGTGGAGATCCTCATCCCTGATGTGCTGCGACCCATCCCCA GCGCCTTAACTCAGGCCATTCGGAATTTTGCAAAGAGTCTAGAGAGCTGGCTGTCAGGCGCCATGATGAACATCCCAGAGGAGATGGTCCGCATTAAG GTGGTGTGTGTGAGCTCCTTCTCCCAAACACTGCGTCGCTACACCAGCCTCAACCATCTGGCCCAGGCAGCCCGAGCAGTCCTCCAGAACTCGGCCCAGATCAACCAAATGCTCTCCGACCTAAATCGCGTTGACTTCACCAACGTTCAG GAACAAGCGTCATGGGTGTGTCAGTGTGAAGATCGCATCGTGCAGCGGCTAGAACAAGACTTCAAGATGACGCTGCAGCAGCAGAACTCCTTGGAGCAGTGGGCCTCCTGGCTGGACGGCGTCGTCTCGCAGGTCCTCAAACCTTACGAGGCTAACCCCGTCGCCCTCCCGAAGGCTGCTAAGGTCTTCCTGCTCAACTGGTCTTTTTACAG CTCCATGGTCATACGAGACCTGACCTTGCGCAGCGCGGCCAGCTTCGGGTCCTTCCACCTGATCCGCCTGCTGTATGACGAGTACATGTACTACCTGATCGAGCACAGAGTGGCTCAGGCTAAAGGAGAGACTGCGATCGCGGTCATGGGAGAA TTTGCCAACAGCGTCAAGAGCAGATCTACCCCGGACCCGGAGAAAG atgaggacgaggaggaggatgaggaagAGAGCGAGGAGGAGAGTGCAGACTTGGTGCTGCAGTCCACCTCCCTGAGTATTCTGGAGGACAAGGAGCTGCTGGAACCGCCGGCCAAGCAGCCCAGGACCACTTTGAACATGCACAGCCTGACAGACACACCGccttaa
- the rfx1b gene encoding MHC class II regulatory factor RFX1 isoform X2, which translates to MATSGYSEDLQPQQTNTVTIATPAATTPSSAKTSAHFLAGLPLTSGSVATANQSAMASKTGQDALSSQAPPTQARSQKAAVLTAPPQQYISPEIQHTVSQKSNGQSTSPQYIIVTVTEGSVHSNDSRSDSSSPAPGVSTQVGQPVQTTPQRSVLQAVSQAGKRIQSTPINNLQAVHINQEVEQVYSGQVQYVDGGGADAAFSMSAIRSASYSFSGSPLYSQTPPASSNFYEATSSSESDISGSAAVSGAASGVTSAAGAGYVIQGAYVLGGGAATGGQSYSSPNSRAPPATVQWLCDNYEGAEGVSLPRCTLYYHYLLHCQEQKLEPVNAASFGKLIRSVFMGLRTRRLGTRGNSKYHYYGLRIKSGSPLLRLMDEQQHMAMRQQPFSQKNRIKSVQKTQGITNGTSGGLGQQQTAVVCDISAQVQQYQQFLETSRPLPDFVDMNLQERGLPDGILPEHLKAFQMLYREHCEAILDVMVNLQFTLVETLWKSFWRFSQGGDPESLNLHSESEKRLPKSCLVLLCKFEPVLHWTRECDNLLYQTLVEILIPDVLRPIPSALTQAIRNFAKSLESWLSGAMMNIPEEMVRIKVVCVSSFSQTLRRYTSLNHLAQAARAVLQNSAQINQMLSDLNRVDFTNVQEQASWVCQCEDRIVQRLEQDFKMTLQQQNSLEQWASWLDGVVSQVLKPYEANPVALPKAAKVFLLNWSFYSSMVIRDLTLRSAASFGSFHLIRLLYDEYMYYLIEHRVAQAKGETAIAVMGEFANSVKSRSTPDPEKDEDEEEDEEESEEESADLVLQSTSLSILEDKELLEPPAKQPRTTLNMHSLTDTPP; encoded by the exons ATGGCGACTTCTGGATACTCAGAAGACCTCCAGCCTCAGCAGACCAACACAGTAACCATAGCAACACCGGCTGCCACCACACCCTCATCCGCCAAGACATCAGCACACTTCCTGGCCGGACTACCACTAACCTCTGGGAGCGTTGCAACAGCAAACCAATCAGCCATGGCCTCCAAAACTGGACAGGATGCACTTTCTTCCCAAGCCCCGCCCACCCAGGCTAGGAGCCAGAAAGCAGCGGTTTTGACGGCTCCCCCACAACAGTACATTAGTCCCGAGATCCAACACACTGTGTCCCAGAAGAGTAATGGTCAGAGCACATCACCCCAGTACATCATTGTGACGGTTACAG AGGGTTCTGTTCACTCCAATGACAGTCGGTCAGACTCCAGCTCGCCTGCCCCAGGTGTGTCTACACAGGTGGGCCAGCCAGTGCAGACCACCCCCCAG AGGTCAGTGTTGCAGGCGGTGTCACAGGCTGGCAAAAGGATCCAGTCCACGCCCATCAACAACCTACAGGCTGTGCATATCAACCAGGAG GTGGAGCAGGTGTATTCTGGCCAGGTGCAGTATGTGGACGGAGGAGGCGCCGACGCAGCTTTCAGCATGTCCGCTAT TCGTTCAGCCAGTTATTCCTTTTCCGGCTCGCCCCTTTACTCGCAGACCCCTCCCGCATCCTCAAACTTCTACGAGGCCACGTCCAGCTCGGAGTCCGACATCAGCGGCTCCGCGGCAGTCTCGGGTGCCGCGAGTGGGGTCACCTCAGCGGCAGGTGCCGGCTACGTCATTCAGGGGGCTTATGTGTTGGGAGGAGGGGCAGCGACAGGAGGACAGAGTTACTCCAGTCCTAATTCACGTGCTCCACCAGCCACC GTGCAGTGGCTGTGTGATAACTACGAGGGGGCAGAAGGGGTGAGTCTACCACGCTGCACCCTCTACTACCACTACCTGCTACACTGCCAGGAGCAGAAGCTAGAACCAGTCAATGCCGCCTCCTTTGGCAAACTCATCAGATCCGTCTTCATGGGCCTGCGCACTCGAAGGCTCGGGACCCG AGGGAACTCCAAGTACCACTACTACGGTCTCAGGATCAAATCGGGCTCCCCTCTGCTTCGACTGATGGATGAACAGCAGCACATGGCAATGCGACAGCAGCCTTTCTCACAAAAGAACAg GATCAAGTCAGTTCAGAAAACACAGGGCATCACCAACGGGACATCTGGGGGTTTGGGCCAGCAGCAGACGGCAGTGGTTTGTGATATTTCTGCACAGGTGCAACAGTACCAACAGTTCCTGG AAACTTCACGGCCACTGCCTGACTTTGTGGACATGAATCTGCAAGAGCGTGGTCTGCCTGATGGGATCCTCCCTGAACACCTGAAGGCCTTTCAGATGCTCTACAGGGAACACTGCGAG GCCATTCTGGATGTGATGGTAAACCTTCAGTTTACGCTGGTAGAAACCCTCTGGAAGTCCTTCTGGAGGTTCAGCCAAGGCGGCGACCCAGAATCTCTCAACCT GCACAGTGAGTCGGAGAAACGTCTGCCAAAGTCGTGCCTGGTGCTGCTGTGCAAGTTTGAGCCTGTGCTGCACTGGACCAGAGAGTGTGACAACCTGCTCTATCAGACCCTAGTGGAGATCCTCATCCCTGATGTGCTGCGACCCATCCCCA GCGCCTTAACTCAGGCCATTCGGAATTTTGCAAAGAGTCTAGAGAGCTGGCTGTCAGGCGCCATGATGAACATCCCAGAGGAGATGGTCCGCATTAAG GTGGTGTGTGTGAGCTCCTTCTCCCAAACACTGCGTCGCTACACCAGCCTCAACCATCTGGCCCAGGCAGCCCGAGCAGTCCTCCAGAACTCGGCCCAGATCAACCAAATGCTCTCCGACCTAAATCGCGTTGACTTCACCAACGTTCAG GAACAAGCGTCATGGGTGTGTCAGTGTGAAGATCGCATCGTGCAGCGGCTAGAACAAGACTTCAAGATGACGCTGCAGCAGCAGAACTCCTTGGAGCAGTGGGCCTCCTGGCTGGACGGCGTCGTCTCGCAGGTCCTCAAACCTTACGAGGCTAACCCCGTCGCCCTCCCGAAGGCTGCTAAGGTCTTCCTGCTCAACTGGTCTTTTTACAG CTCCATGGTCATACGAGACCTGACCTTGCGCAGCGCGGCCAGCTTCGGGTCCTTCCACCTGATCCGCCTGCTGTATGACGAGTACATGTACTACCTGATCGAGCACAGAGTGGCTCAGGCTAAAGGAGAGACTGCGATCGCGGTCATGGGAGAA TTTGCCAACAGCGTCAAGAGCAGATCTACCCCGGACCCGGAGAAAG atgaggacgaggaggaggatgaggaagAGAGCGAGGAGGAGAGTGCAGACTTGGTGCTGCAGTCCACCTCCCTGAGTATTCTGGAGGACAAGGAGCTGCTGGAACCGCCGGCCAAGCAGCCCAGGACCACTTTGAACATGCACAGCCTGACAGACACACCGccttaa